In Chitinophagaceae bacterium, the genomic window AATTCTCAATTCTTAATTTATCAAAGTAACATTTCCCTGTTTCTCAATCACTTCATCATTACCACATGTTGCTTTCAAAGTATACAAGTAAACTCCCGGAGGCATCAGTTGATTTTTATACGTTCCGTCCCAACCCTCATTAATGTCATTCGATTCAAAAATTATTTTTCCCCAACGGTCGAAGATGCGAAAGTAATTTACAGTTATAATTCCCGTGCTTCGTACAAACAACACATCATTGTGTCCATTGTTATCTGGTGTAAAGGCATTCGGAATAAAAATCTCCGCTGCATCGCAACCTACCGTTAAAGTAATATCGTCGCTTGCAATGCAGCCAATTGAGTCAGTTACAGAAACAGTGTAAGTGGTAGTAACCAATGGTGTTGCAACCGGATTAATACAATTGCTGCAATTCAGACTTTCCGACGGCAACCATAAATAGTCACCTGCAGAAGCTGACACATTTAATTGATAGGGAGTTCCCGCCGTGATAGTTACATCATTCCCTGCATTAATTATTGGAGTGGATACCAACACCATCACTTGCAAGGTGTCCATATCACAAATTCCATCTGAGATTACCACCGTGAAAGCAGTTGTTTCCGAAGGAGTTGCTATTGGCGATGCGGAAATCGGATCATTTAATTCTGAAGCAGGGAACCAACTGTAATATGTGCCTCCGCCCGCAAATAAATGTACTGAACTGCCAACGCAAATGGATGTGTCGTTACTTACGGAAGTCATAAGTGGTGGCACCACTTCAAGGTGAATAGTATCCTTTGAACTGCAATTGTTTTGATCGGTTACTGTTACCTGATAGGTAATACTCGTGTTCACAATTACCGAAGGATTATTGATAACATCTGAAGAAAGACCTGTTGCAGGCGTCCAGAAATAGGCATCACCACCTGTCGCATTCAGATGAACAGTATCTCCTGCGCAAACTGTCTGATCATCACCTGCATTTGCAACAGGCAATGGATATACTGTAATAATTACAGTATCGTATCCGGAACATGCACCACCATCATTTACAGCTACAATATAAGCGGTTGTATTTGTTGGCTTCGCAACAGGGTTTGAAATAAACGCATTGCTTAAACTTAAAGCAGGTTGCCATGAATAAGTTATTCCGCCACTGGCCTGTAACAGGATGCTGTCGCCGGCACATATTGCAGTATCAACTCCGGCATCTGCAACGGGTGCATTCAGCAAATTGATGGTGACTGAATCCGAATTTTTACATCCATTGCCATCTGTTCCGGTTACAAAATAAGCGGTTGCAACAGTTGGTGATGCCCATGGATTTGAAATATCCGGATCACTCAATGATGCAGAAGGATTCCAAATATAAATTAGCGCACCACTTGCCAGCAACTGCAATGAATCACCCGGACAAACTGCAGAATCTATTCCAGCATCTACCACCGGCAGTTCATTCACAAAAATTTTGACGGTATCTGAAAATGTGCAATCCGACCCGGCACTTACAGTAACAGTATAAGTTGTTGTATTGATCGGATATGCAACAGGGTCAGCAACAGTATCATTACTTAATCCTTCTGAAGGTGACCATGAAAAATAAAGTCCGCCGCTGGCATGAAGTGTTACACTGTCACCTTTGCAAATAGCCGTATCATTTCCTGCGTCAACCTGGCTTGAAGTCAACACAAATACATGAATAGAATCAGTGTTGGAACATGCAGCGGCATTGCTTCCGGTTACGATAAAAATTGTATTCGTATCCGGAAAAGCCAAAGGATTATAAATGCTGTCGTCACTCAAAAAAATCCCTGGCGTCCATTGATAACTGATTCCTCCATTAGCAGACAATTGTAAGGTATCACCAGCACAAATAGAAGTATCATTGCCGGCATCAATTACTGGCAATGATAATACATTGATCAATACGCTATCAATAGCAGAACACCCATTGGTGTCGGTTCCGGCAACTGTGTAGTAAGTTGAAGTTTCAGGAAATGCAAATGGGTCTGCCACTTCGCTATTGCTCAAATTAATGGAAGGTTGCCAGGTGTAGTTTGTAGCGCCTGATGCAGCTAGCTGAACGGAATCTCCATTGCACAATGATTGATCGTTGCCTGCATTTACTGCAGGTAATGCATTGACGGTAATTAATACAGAATCTAATCCCGGACATGAACTTCCTGAGTTTACAGTTACAGTGTACATAGTAGTAACTTCCGGGAAAGCGTATGGATTGGAAATATTGGTAGCACTCAATCCTTCGGAAGGCGACCATGCATAAGCTGCACCGCCGGTTGCGGTTAACGGAATAGTGTCGCCTTTACAAATAGTGTCATTCATTCCTGCATCAACATTTGCTATGCTGAAAACGGTAATCAATACTGAGTCCTTGTTACTGCATCCATTACTATCAACCACCATTACTTCATATTGAGTGGCGACAAGAGGAAATGCTACAGGATTGCTGATGGCCGAATCAGTTAACGAAGCTGCCGGTGACCAGGAATAATTCAATCCGCCGGTTGCCTGTAATTCAATTGAATCACCCGAACAAATCACTGTATCATTTCCTGCAGACACTGCAGGTAATTCAAACACTGTTATTTTCAGGGAATCAAAGGCCTTACAATTATTTGTGTCTGTTACTTGATAATAAACCTGGTGCAAGCCTGCTCCGGCAAGCGATGGATCAAAAAGATTATTATTAATACCGTTGCCGGACAAAATTCCTCCTTCAGGAAAGAGTTCGAATGAGATTGCAGTACTGTTCAGACACAATAGCGAATCAGTGGTTGAAATGGTGATTGGCATTGGAGCAACAATAAAAAATAATGCAGTGTCATCTGCTGTGCAACCTGTTTCATTGGTGAATGAATAAACAATTGAGTAAGGACCTCCTGCCGATAGCATCGCAGGATGAAGGAAATTATTCATCACGCCATCACCTGAAAAAAGTCCGCCTGAAGGAAGTGCATTCAATTCAACACTGTCTCCATTGGAACAATACTGAGCATTAATTCCGAAAATACTTACAACAGGAAAAGGCGAAACCTGAACAGTAACTGAATCACTTGCCGAACAACCTGATTCATCTTTGACGGTTACAATATAGGTTGTGTTACTGTCAGGTGTTGCGAGAGGTTGAGCAATCGTATCATTATCCAGCGTATTGGCAGGAGACCACTGAAATGAAATTCCACCGGATCCATTTAACAAAACAGAAGTCCCCTCACAAATTGCAGTATCATTTCCTGCACTCGCTTGAGGAAGTGCAAGTACTGTAACCTTTACTGTGTCTTGTGCTGAGCATCCGTTTTCATCAGTGCCTGTTACAAAAAAATCCTGTGTGTTCAAAGGGAAAGCAAATGGATTGGGAACAAGGGCGTTGCTCAACAGTGATTCAGGTTGCCATTCATAAACAAGAGCACCGGAGGCTTCAAGCTGAACCGAATCAAAAGCACACATTGACTGATCACTTCCTGCATTTACTAAGGGCAAGCCATATACATGAATATATTTTTGCCATACATTGGTGCAGCCAGTTTCAGTGGAAATGGTAAGGCGTACATTATAATCGCCGGCTTGCGAAAAAACATGAGCAGGATACTGTACGTTGGAAGTGTTATTCCCACTGGCGGGATCATCAAAATTCCAAAACCAACTTACTATCGCATCCTGTGATGTTGAGAGATCAATAAAAAAAGTTGAATCATTTACGCAGGCTGAATTCATTAGTGCATAATAAGCTTGAGGCTGGATTACCAGAATGCTATCTGTTGCGACTGATAAGCAACCGGCAATAGAAGTAACAGAAAGAGAAATATTAAATAAACCCGGCGTATGATAATAGTGGGTCGGATTCTTTATTAAAGAAGTATCAGCTGCACCGGATACAGGATCACCAAAGTTCCATTGCCATGCAACTATGGAATCGGCAGGCACGCTGAGGTCAGTAAAATGAACCATTGCAGAATCACAAATAACAGTTGGAGAAAAATTAAACGCAGCAATCGGTGTACAATTAATTATTACTTGTTGCGTGTCTGCGGCTATTTGTCCTGTAGTGTCTGTGACAGATAATATAACTTCAAAACTTCCGCATTCCTGGTAAGTATGGAAAGGATTTGTCGAAGTATCTGTAGCTGTGTTGTCTCCAAACTGCCAGTCAAAGTTCAGGGCACCTTCACCTGATGATAGATTAGAAAATGAAAAGGTTGCAGGAGTACAAGTGGAAGACGGTGCGTTGATTAAAAATGAAGCAACAGGTTGGGCTGCTGCAAAAAAGGTGCAGCACAAACAAAGCATGCCCAGACTCATCTTTATCGTAATATCTTTCATCTAGTAACCCGTAGCGCGAGGTGCAAAGAAAGCGAAAAGAGAGGACATGAATCGGGCGAAAGAAATTTGCGCAACAATGAATAAAGTTGCAATTACATGTATTATCTGAATAAATTATTGGTGCTTGCTATACCATTGTTGAATCACTTTTATTGCAGGTTTTTCTTGAGGCGTAAAATCAAGATTCACAGGTATATCAGCATCAGTATGTGCATCAAACCATTTCCAGAAAAAACCGCCTGCCATCCACGGCTCCTGCCAGAATTTTTCAAACAGCGCTTCATATCCGTTTTGTTGTGCCTGCAGGTTCATGATGCCGTCGGTATAAGATTCCCAGGGTCGTTGCGCAGCATAATCAATACTTCGGTAACCATATTCCGTAAAAAGAATCTGTTTTCCTGTTTTCGTTGCTAAGGATTTCATTTTTTGAAAATGTGGATCCCATTTATTCAATAACTCCTCAACAGGCGGTGTGCTAGAATCGGAAAGTGGAAAATAAGCGTTTACACCAATCGCATCTACCTTATTCCAGTATGGAAAATCCTCGTAACAATCCCAGTTTTCTGCATAGGTAAGTTGGCCGCTGTAACGTTTTCTTGCAGCATCTATCAGTAACGACCAGTAGGAGCTTCTTGCCCTCACAAAATAATTGAGTTCAGTGCCCAGGCAAAAATATTCTGCATGTAATGAATCTGCCACCTCCAACAATTGAAAAAGATAACTCGAATAGCTCTCTTCAAACTGTTTCCATTCGGCCTCACTTTTAAAAGTAAGTTCACCGGTAAATTTTCCATGGCTCACCCACAATTGTGGCTTCACCATCACCCGCATGCCATGAGCATGTGCCATGCGAATGCACGAAGCAATTCCTTCGGGCCTTTCACCCCACCATTGAAATCCTGTATTGTAATAAACTTTTGGCTTTCCTTCCTCCACAAAAGCAAACGGGAGCAGGCATACATAATTAACATGCAGAGAGTCGAGCCGGTTGAATTCTGATTCATCCATTGGGCTGGATGAACCGACAATGCTTGCTCCGTTAATTTTATTGCCGGGAGCAAACGGAGTCATGAGTGATGCTTCCTTTTTACTCGCCGGAGCTGACAAATTAGCCGGGCTGGAAAAAAGGTAGAGTAAAATAAACAGCAGTTGTGGAAAACAAAAGCCCATCATTATTCAAAAAAACATGTTTTTAAAAATGCATGCTAAATTAACAATGAAACTACAAAGGAAACTCAGCATTAGCTGTTGCTGCAAAAAAACAGTTGTTTAAAATTATCTATAAAACATCCCTCATTCGTTTCACGTTTGCAAACTGTGCTACTGGTTGTGCTGTGATAAAAAAATTAAAGCAGAAATAATTTCAATCCCAATCCAAGCATAGCAGCAATTAAAATTAAAATGGGTTCGGTGAGTTTTTTAACTTTTAGCAATGCGAAAACAGTAATAATCGCAATCAATACAGATGGAATATCAATCACGACTGAATGATTCTGTGTAAACGTATTGACGGCAATAATGATCACTGCACCAGCCAATGCGCCAATAACCGCAGCTGTAATGCCATCTACAAATGCTTTGATAGAAGTGTTCTTAGAGATCTTTTTAAAATAAGGTGCAGGAATAACTGTAAGTAAATAGCAGGGAAGAAATGTTGCCAGGGCAGCCACACCTGCACCGACAAACCCGGAAGCGAGATATCCAATAAATCCAACGGTAATCACTACAGGCCCGGGCGTGATCATGGCAACAGCCACAGCATCGAGAAATTCTTTTTCATTCAGCCAGTGAAATTCATTCACTACGCCACCATGTAAAAACGGAACAATGGCCAATCCGCTGCCGAACACAAATGCACCGGCTTTTGTAAAAAACAAAGCAATGTCAAGAAGTCGTTCGCGGTGATCTAAAAAAATAAAGGCGGGTGCAGAAAGAAAAAATACCCAGGACGTCAGGTTACGTTTCAAGAAATCCGGAGGTGCTTTGATCAGCATATAAAGCAGTCCCGCTGCAATAAACAGACTCACCGGTTCAGATTGTGAGATGACCGTAAATATTCCGGCAAAGAAATAAAAGAACCATAGCAACCAGTTTTTTTGCATGGCTGCTGCATTAAGTTTACTGATTGATTTGATGGTGAGTTTGTAAGCGCTCAAACAAATAATACCAATCACACAGGCTCCCACACCGTAAAAAACAGCCTGCATCCATGGTAATCCTCCATATATTTTATACGCGATACCGATAGCAAGCACCATCAGGAAGGAAGGTAATACGAATGCAATACCAACGAGCGTGGCTCCCCATATTCCATAATCAACAAAGCCAAGATAGATTCCAAGTTGTGCCGCCAGTGGACCAGGTGAAAGTTGTGCCAGTGCCATGCCTTCCTTATACTCCTCTTCTGTGATCCACTTTTTTTCTTCTACCAGATCGCGGTGCATATAACCCACTAATGCAACGGGACCGCCAAATCCCATGTAACCGAGTTTTAGAAAATAGAGGACGATAGATTGTAAAGTGTATGATTTTTTTTCCATGAGAATTATTTGCAAATAAATGATGCAATGCTATCAAATGCTCAATCAATAGAATAGGATGGAATTAACTTTTTGTATTTGCTTTACTTTTTGAGACCTTTTTTCTGAAAGCCGAAGGGTTGGTTCCAGTATGCTTTTTAAAGATTCTTGTAAAATGACTCTGGTCAGAAAATCCGGTGAGGTAAGCAATTTGTGTAAGGCTGTATTGTTGAGTTTCCAATAATTGAATGGCTTTGTCAATGCGCAATTTGCGGATATAATCGCCAAATGACAGGTTGTCGAAATATTTTGAAAATTCCCTGCTG contains:
- a CDS encoding PKD domain-containing protein; the protein is MKDITIKMSLGMLCLCCTFFAAAQPVASFLINAPSSTCTPATFSFSNLSSGEGALNFDWQFGDNTATDTSTNPFHTYQECGSFEVILSVTDTTGQIAADTQQVIINCTPIAAFNFSPTVICDSAMVHFTDLSVPADSIVAWQWNFGDPVSGAADTSLIKNPTHYYHTPGLFNISLSVTSIAGCLSVATDSILVIQPQAYYALMNSACVNDSTFFIDLSTSQDAIVSWFWNFDDPASGNNTSNVQYPAHVFSQAGDYNVRLTISTETGCTNVWQKYIHVYGLPLVNAGSDQSMCAFDSVQLEASGALVYEWQPESLLSNALVPNPFAFPLNTQDFFVTGTDENGCSAQDTVKVTVLALPQASAGNDTAICEGTSVLLNGSGGISFQWSPANTLDNDTIAQPLATPDSNTTYIVTVKDESGCSASDSVTVQVSPFPVVSIFGINAQYCSNGDSVELNALPSGGLFSGDGVMNNFLHPAMLSAGGPYSIVYSFTNETGCTADDTALFFIVAPMPITISTTDSLLCLNSTAISFELFPEGGILSGNGINNNLFDPSLAGAGLHQVYYQVTDTNNCKAFDSLKITVFELPAVSAGNDTVICSGDSIELQATGGLNYSWSPAASLTDSAISNPVAFPLVATQYEVMVVDSNGCSNKDSVLITVFSIANVDAGMNDTICKGDTIPLTATGGAAYAWSPSEGLSATNISNPYAFPEVTTMYTVTVNSGSSCPGLDSVLITVNALPAVNAGNDQSLCNGDSVQLAASGATNYTWQPSINLSNSEVADPFAFPETSTYYTVAGTDTNGCSAIDSVLINVLSLPVIDAGNDTSICAGDTLQLSANGGISYQWTPGIFLSDDSIYNPLAFPDTNTIFIVTGSNAAACSNTDSIHVFVLTSSQVDAGNDTAICKGDSVTLHASGGLYFSWSPSEGLSNDTVADPVAYPINTTTYTVTVSAGSDCTFSDTVKIFVNELPVVDAGIDSAVCPGDSLQLLASGALIYIWNPSASLSDPDISNPWASPTVATAYFVTGTDGNGCKNSDSVTINLLNAPVADAGVDTAICAGDSILLQASGGITYSWQPALSLSNAFISNPVAKPTNTTAYIVAVNDGGACSGYDTVIITVYPLPVANAGDDQTVCAGDTVHLNATGGDAYFWTPATGLSSDVINNPSVIVNTSITYQVTVTDQNNCSSKDTIHLEVVPPLMTSVSNDTSICVGSSVHLFAGGGTYYSWFPASELNDPISASPIATPSETTAFTVVISDGICDMDTLQVMVLVSTPIINAGNDVTITAGTPYQLNVSASAGDYLWLPSESLNCSNCINPVATPLVTTTYTVSVTDSIGCIASDDITLTVGCDAAEIFIPNAFTPDNNGHNDVLFVRSTGIITVNYFRIFDRWGKIIFESNDINEGWDGTYKNQLMPPGVYLYTLKATCGNDEVIEKQGNVTLIN
- a CDS encoding glycoside hydrolase translates to MMGFCFPQLLFILLYLFSSPANLSAPASKKEASLMTPFAPGNKINGASIVGSSSPMDESEFNRLDSLHVNYVCLLPFAFVEEGKPKVYYNTGFQWWGERPEGIASCIRMAHAHGMRVMVKPQLWVSHGKFTGELTFKSEAEWKQFEESYSSYLFQLLEVADSLHAEYFCLGTELNYFVRARSSYWSLLIDAARKRYSGQLTYAENWDCYEDFPYWNKVDAIGVNAYFPLSDSSTPPVEELLNKWDPHFQKMKSLATKTGKQILFTEYGYRSIDYAAQRPWESYTDGIMNLQAQQNGYEALFEKFWQEPWMAGGFFWKWFDAHTDADIPVNLDFTPQEKPAIKVIQQWYSKHQ
- a CDS encoding chromate transporter, whose product is MEKKSYTLQSIVLYFLKLGYMGFGGPVALVGYMHRDLVEEKKWITEEEYKEGMALAQLSPGPLAAQLGIYLGFVDYGIWGATLVGIAFVLPSFLMVLAIGIAYKIYGGLPWMQAVFYGVGACVIGIICLSAYKLTIKSISKLNAAAMQKNWLLWFFYFFAGIFTVISQSEPVSLFIAAGLLYMLIKAPPDFLKRNLTSWVFFLSAPAFIFLDHRERLLDIALFFTKAGAFVFGSGLAIVPFLHGGVVNEFHWLNEKEFLDAVAVAMITPGPVVITVGFIGYLASGFVGAGVAALATFLPCYLLTVIPAPYFKKISKNTSIKAFVDGITAAVIGALAGAVIIIAVNTFTQNHSVVIDIPSVLIAIITVFALLKVKKLTEPILILIAAMLGLGLKLFLL